Proteins found in one Polymorphobacter fuscus genomic segment:
- a CDS encoding pyridoxamine 5'-phosphate oxidase family protein yields the protein MSEFAERIVEKQAAFIARQPVFFVATAAPDARINLSPKGMDTFRVLTPNRVAWLDYGGSGNETNAHLLADGRITVMFCAFDRPALIYRLYGRARAVLPQDSEWDALSAHFAIERGVRQIFDMAVESTQESCGWAVPEMTLKAERQTLRKYHAQEDPAERLVKYGDRDRSIDGLPVRSPTMLPYN from the coding sequence ATGAGCGAATTTGCCGAGCGGATCGTCGAGAAGCAGGCGGCCTTCATCGCGCGCCAGCCGGTCTTCTTCGTGGCGACCGCGGCGCCCGACGCGCGCATCAATCTCAGCCCCAAGGGCATGGACACGTTTCGCGTGCTGACACCGAACCGCGTCGCCTGGCTCGATTATGGCGGGTCGGGAAACGAGACCAACGCGCATCTCCTGGCCGATGGCCGCATCACCGTGATGTTCTGCGCATTCGACCGGCCGGCGCTGATCTACCGGCTGTACGGGCGTGCCCGCGCGGTGCTGCCGCAGGATTCCGAGTGGGACGCGCTGTCCGCGCACTTCGCCATCGAACGCGGTGTCCGCCAGATTTTCGACATGGCGGTCGAATCGACACAGGAATCGTGTGGCTGGGCGGTGCCTGAAATGACGCTGAAGGCCGAACGCCAGACGCTGCGCAAATATCATGCGCAGGAAGACCCCGCCGAACGCCTGGTCAAATATGGCGACCGCGACCGCAGCATCGATGGGCTGCCGGTGCGCTCCCCCACCATGCTGCCCTATAACTGA
- a CDS encoding P-II family nitrogen regulator — MKLVIAVIKPFKLDEVREALSAAGVQGMTVTEVKGFGRQKGQTEIYRGAEYTTNMVPKIKIEVAIEDSQASHVVETIQQAAHTGSIGDGKIFVMDIGQAVRIRTGETNETAL, encoded by the coding sequence ATGAAGCTCGTCATCGCCGTGATCAAGCCGTTCAAGCTCGATGAAGTGCGGGAGGCGCTTTCGGCCGCCGGCGTGCAGGGCATGACGGTGACGGAGGTCAAGGGCTTTGGCCGGCAAAAGGGCCAGACCGAAATCTACCGCGGGGCCGAGTATACGACCAACATGGTTCCCAAGATCAAGATCGAGGTCGCCATCGAGGACAGCCAGGCGTCGCATGTCGTCGAGACGATCCAGCAGGCTGCGCACACCGGGTCGATCGGCGACGGCAAGATTTTCGTCATGGACATCGGCCAGGCGGTGCGCATCCGCACCGGCGAAACCAACGAAACCGCGCTGTAG
- a CDS encoding ammonium transporter, whose amino-acid sequence MKFDLKSLGLALAGAALVAAAPALAQEAAAAAPAPAPVPNKGDTAFMMVATVLVLLMILPGLQLFYGGLTRSKNMLSTMTQIGAATCFAMLIWVVYGYSMAFGPDASDGLKPYVSSFDKLFLAGITPDSTAATFTDGVVIPEYVFVAFQMTFAAITVSLVLGSVVERIKFSAVMVFTLVWLTLVYFPIAHMVWAAGGLFFEMGALDFAGGTVVHINAGVSALVAALILGKRIGYQKDSMAPHSLTLTLVGTGLLWVGWFGFNAGSALEANGSAGLAMINTFVATAAAALAWMITERAFGHKPSSLGLASGIIAGLVAVTPAAGNSGPFGAICLGIVAAVVCYVFVAVVKPKLGYDDSLDAFGIHGVGGIVGAIGTGIVYAPSLGGPGGADFDMGAQLGTQFAAVGFTIGWAALGTVVAIYFAKLITGLRVSPEVEREGLDLGEHGERAYNN is encoded by the coding sequence ATGAAATTTGACTTGAAGTCGCTGGGCCTGGCGCTTGCGGGGGCGGCGCTTGTGGCGGCGGCTCCGGCGCTGGCGCAAGAGGCAGCCGCTGCCGCGCCGGCGCCGGCCCCGGTGCCGAACAAGGGCGATACCGCCTTCATGATGGTGGCGACCGTCCTGGTGCTGCTGATGATCCTGCCCGGCCTGCAGCTGTTCTATGGCGGCCTGACCCGCAGCAAGAACATGCTGTCGACGATGACGCAGATCGGCGCCGCAACCTGCTTCGCGATGCTGATCTGGGTCGTCTACGGCTATTCGATGGCGTTCGGGCCCGACGCGTCGGACGGCCTCAAGCCCTATGTGTCGAGCTTCGACAAGCTGTTCCTCGCCGGTATCACCCCGGATTCGACCGCCGCTACCTTTACCGATGGCGTCGTCATTCCCGAATATGTCTTCGTCGCCTTTCAGATGACCTTTGCCGCGATAACCGTGTCACTGGTGCTGGGATCGGTGGTGGAGCGCATCAAATTTTCTGCGGTGATGGTGTTCACCCTGGTCTGGCTGACGCTCGTCTATTTCCCGATCGCGCACATGGTCTGGGCGGCCGGCGGCCTGTTCTTCGAAATGGGCGCGCTCGATTTCGCTGGTGGTACCGTTGTCCACATCAATGCCGGTGTCTCCGCGCTGGTCGCCGCGCTGATCCTGGGCAAGCGCATCGGCTACCAGAAGGATTCGATGGCGCCGCATTCGCTGACGCTGACCCTGGTCGGCACCGGCCTGCTGTGGGTTGGCTGGTTCGGCTTCAACGCCGGTTCCGCGCTGGAAGCCAATGGTTCGGCAGGTCTCGCGATGATCAACACCTTCGTCGCCACTGCCGCTGCGGCGCTTGCCTGGATGATCACCGAACGCGCTTTCGGCCACAAGCCGTCGTCGCTCGGCCTTGCATCGGGCATCATCGCCGGCCTGGTCGCGGTAACCCCGGCAGCCGGCAACTCGGGCCCCTTCGGCGCCATCTGCCTCGGCATCGTCGCGGCCGTTGTCTGCTACGTTTTCGTCGCGGTGGTGAAGCCCAAGCTCGGCTATGACGACTCGCTCGACGCCTTCGGCATCCATGGCGTGGGCGGCATCGTCGGCGCCATCGGCACCGGCATCGTCTATGCCCCCAGCCTCGGCGGGCCGGGCGGCGCCGACTTCGACATGGGCGCGCAGCTGGGCACCCAGTTCGCCGCCGTCGGCTTCACGATCGGCTGGGCCGCATTGGGCACCGTCGTCGCCATCTACTTTGCCAAGCTGATCACCGGGCTGCGCGTGTCCCCCGAAGTCGAGCGCGAAGGCCTCGACCTCGGCGAACACGGCGAACGCGCCTACAACAATTGA
- a CDS encoding patatin-like phospholipase family protein, translating to MKLALALGGGAGLGWAHIGVLHALHERGVTIDAVSGTSIGALAAVCLAADRVNVLEAIARSVNARQVVRFIDIDPRRGSMLGGRAVTRQLRDHFGHGHLEDLFVPVAVVAADLVTGDEVSITRGSIVDAVRASIAIPGVFPPVRSGDMLLVDGGVITPVPVRAVRAISSAPVLAINLQGDYRRRAEACLPPGKTVMTPFRVGRAGLSLLMAHVARQSLAIDPPDLEIAPAIGHIDVRNFTRGHELIELGAAAIEANWPAIAALIAR from the coding sequence ATGAAGCTCGCACTGGCGCTGGGCGGCGGAGCCGGGCTCGGCTGGGCGCATATCGGCGTGCTGCACGCGCTGCACGAACGCGGCGTCACCATCGACGCAGTCAGCGGCACGTCGATCGGCGCGCTGGCGGCGGTGTGCCTGGCGGCGGACCGGGTCAATGTGCTGGAAGCGATCGCGCGTTCGGTCAACGCCCGGCAGGTGGTGCGCTTCATCGACATCGACCCGCGCCGGGGATCGATGCTGGGCGGACGGGCGGTGACGCGGCAGCTTCGCGACCATTTCGGCCATGGGCATCTGGAGGACCTGTTTGTCCCCGTGGCGGTGGTCGCCGCCGATCTGGTGACCGGCGACGAGGTGTCGATCACCCGCGGCAGCATTGTCGATGCCGTGCGCGCGTCGATTGCCATTCCGGGAGTGTTTCCGCCGGTGCGCAGCGGCGACATGCTGCTCGTCGATGGCGGCGTCATCACCCCCGTGCCGGTGCGCGCGGTGCGGGCGATCTCGTCGGCACCGGTGCTGGCGATCAACCTGCAAGGCGATTACCGCCGCCGGGCGGAAGCGTGCCTGCCGCCGGGCAAGACCGTGATGACGCCGTTCCGCGTCGGCCGTGCCGGGCTTTCGCTGCTGATGGCGCATGTGGCGCGGCAGAGCCTGGCGATCGACCCGCCCGATCTCGAGATCGCCCCGGCCATCGGCCATATCGACGTGCGCAACTTCACCCGCGGTCATGAACTGATCGAACTCGGCGCTGCGGCGATCGAAGCGAACTGGCCGGCGATCGCGGCGCTGATCGCACGCTGA
- a CDS encoding putative signal transducing protein, with amino-acid sequence MALVTLETLFDPVVAEIMRMRLEAGGIEAVVFDAGIASLIGPGLSGVRLMVLDEDAAAARSLLAATE; translated from the coding sequence ATGGCGCTGGTCACGCTGGAAACGCTGTTCGATCCGGTGGTTGCCGAGATCATGCGGATGCGGCTCGAAGCCGGCGGGATCGAGGCGGTGGTCTTCGATGCCGGCATCGCCTCGCTGATCGGGCCGGGATTGTCCGGGGTGCGGCTGATGGTGCTCGACGAGGATGCGGCGGCGGCACGGTCGTTGCTGGCCGCCACCGAATGA
- a CDS encoding GDP-L-fucose synthase family protein, whose product MFDLDGRRIWVVGHRGMVGSAIVRRLVREPVDLLTAPRATLDLTEQQEVRSWVKANRPEVVVLAAAKVGGIAANARYPVDFLYDNLTMQTNVMRAAADAGVQKFLFLGSSCVYPKFADQPIHESALLTGPLEPTNQWYAVAKIAGLKLAEAYRVQHGLDFISAMPTNLYGPGDNYDLESSHVIPALLRKAVEARDAGAETMIVWGSGTPRREFMHVDDLADALVFVLRHYSDAEHINIGSGVDVTIAELAQTVCNVVGCNATLQFDSSRPDGTPRKLMDSGKLSRLGWSSRISLRDGLVDALRHFHTADAA is encoded by the coding sequence ATGTTTGATCTGGATGGCCGCCGGATATGGGTCGTCGGGCACCGCGGCATGGTCGGCAGCGCCATCGTTCGCCGCCTCGTCCGTGAGCCCGTTGACCTGTTAACGGCGCCGCGGGCAACGCTTGACCTGACCGAGCAGCAGGAAGTGCGCAGCTGGGTAAAGGCGAATCGGCCCGAGGTCGTCGTCCTGGCTGCCGCAAAAGTCGGCGGGATTGCGGCCAATGCCCGATATCCGGTCGATTTCCTTTATGATAACCTCACGATGCAAACCAATGTCATGCGAGCAGCGGCCGACGCCGGGGTACAAAAATTCCTGTTTCTGGGAAGTTCGTGCGTTTATCCCAAGTTCGCCGACCAGCCGATTCACGAATCGGCGCTGCTGACTGGTCCGCTTGAACCGACCAATCAATGGTATGCGGTTGCGAAGATCGCCGGCCTGAAGCTTGCCGAGGCCTATCGCGTCCAGCACGGACTCGACTTCATCAGCGCGATGCCGACAAACCTTTATGGGCCTGGCGACAATTACGACCTTGAATCGAGCCATGTCATCCCGGCGCTGCTGCGCAAGGCAGTCGAGGCCCGCGATGCCGGTGCCGAGACGATGATCGTCTGGGGTAGCGGGACGCCGCGGCGTGAGTTCATGCACGTCGATGACCTCGCCGACGCGCTGGTGTTCGTGCTGCGTCACTATTCAGACGCCGAGCATATCAACATCGGCTCGGGCGTTGATGTTACAATTGCTGAGCTGGCGCAGACGGTTTGCAACGTTGTCGGCTGCAATGCGACCTTGCAATTCGACAGCAGCCGGCCTGACGGCACGCCGCGCAAGCTGATGGATTCTGGCAAGCTATCGCGGCTCGGTTGGTCGTCGCGCATCAGTTTGCGTGACGGGTTGGTGGATGCGCTGCGTCATTTTCACACCGCGGACGCCGCGTGA
- the gmd gene encoding GDP-mannose 4,6-dehydratase, which translates to MRPQAKFSESVALPRTALITGVTGQDGAYLSQLLLNKGYIVHGVKRRASLFNTSRIDHLYTDPHEGPTRFFLHHGDLTDSTNLIRLVQETKPDEIYNLAAQSHVQVSFETPEYTANADGIGTLRLLEAIRILGREKATKFYQASTSELYGLVQAVPQSETTPFYPRSPYAAAKLYAYWITVNYREAYGMHATNGILFNHESPLRGETFVTRKITRAVAAIELGLQKTLYLGNLDAKRDWGHARDYVEGMWRIVQHETPEDWVLATGVTTTVRRFVELAFKEIGREINWSGVGVDEQGRCARSGDVLVAIDPVYFRPTEVDLLLGDPTKARTLLGWEHSTSMEQLVAEMVASDRQAAARQKANV; encoded by the coding sequence ATGCGCCCGCAAGCCAAATTTTCAGAAAGCGTAGCCTTGCCTAGAACTGCTCTCATTACCGGAGTTACCGGCCAGGATGGTGCCTACCTGTCCCAGCTGCTGCTTAACAAAGGTTACATCGTTCACGGGGTCAAGCGGCGCGCGTCGTTGTTTAATACAAGTCGCATAGACCATCTCTATACTGATCCCCATGAAGGCCCAACGAGGTTCTTTTTACATCACGGCGATCTGACAGATTCAACAAATTTGATACGTCTAGTCCAAGAGACGAAGCCAGACGAAATCTATAATCTTGCTGCACAAAGTCACGTGCAGGTCAGCTTTGAAACGCCTGAATATACCGCAAACGCAGACGGTATCGGTACACTTCGCCTTCTTGAGGCAATTCGAATTCTAGGACGAGAGAAGGCAACCAAATTTTATCAGGCGTCCACTTCTGAATTGTACGGCCTTGTTCAGGCAGTGCCCCAATCGGAAACAACACCGTTTTACCCCCGGTCGCCTTATGCCGCGGCGAAACTCTACGCCTACTGGATCACGGTAAACTATCGTGAAGCGTACGGGATGCACGCCACAAATGGGATATTGTTCAATCACGAAAGCCCACTACGCGGCGAAACTTTTGTTACACGCAAGATAACGCGTGCCGTTGCAGCGATCGAGTTGGGGCTGCAAAAGACGCTCTACCTTGGCAACCTTGATGCCAAGCGTGACTGGGGCCACGCGCGCGATTATGTCGAAGGAATGTGGCGGATCGTTCAACATGAGACCCCGGAAGATTGGGTGCTCGCGACCGGAGTGACAACCACGGTACGGCGATTCGTTGAGCTGGCGTTCAAGGAAATCGGCAGGGAGATCAACTGGTCAGGCGTCGGAGTCGACGAACAGGGACGTTGCGCTCGGTCCGGCGATGTACTTGTTGCCATCGACCCGGTTTATTTCCGTCCGACTGAGGTCGATCTTTTGCTCGGCGATCCGACCAAGGCGCGTACCCTCCTTGGTTGGGAGCACTCAACTTCAATGGAACAGCTTGTCGCCGAGATGGTAGCGTCTGATCGACAGGCTGCCGCGCGGCAGAAAGCCAATGTTTGA